In Parabacteroides sp. FAFU027, the following proteins share a genomic window:
- a CDS encoding LamG-like jellyroll fold domain-containing protein: MKKIYFSLLVAGILFCNTNSHAQTDPGTTNLTHQWTFDDGTAKDNVGMADGTLQGTATISNKALNTTSGGYLSFTGSALGVNAYTALTTEVWFKSSSGQNTGNTMLTYFGDANVSGWMGTNYIFSSPSNGSNCRLAISTGNTTSPWTAETGINRAAGAIDDGLLHQLVCVITATNITMYVDGVSVGTATLSSTNKLSAVSTANAFLCKSGYTSDPTWKGYVNKYSLYNKALSSDEVLFLYQKGAEASTSIDASVSSFSFDETYKSGSFAVTGSNLTNSITITAPTGITVSPATLASNASNATVTVTYDGSTAVDGNITLTSGSTVWNIPVKASVNSSCFTPLYTTIPNLITDPYMNSIPGSWGSVSLVTGSDVYCGSHCVKISGTATCSGSVDTKSFTWIPNATYRIHAKVKTLDGSFNMGIQNANVGGASGDYNIAVPNTNGVWTDFDATFTTGAASTTGMVFFNNCGSSTGLTGYIDNWELYAIPGISTSTASIALDKYIVSSSFTVTGVNLTQPITLTAPAGVTLDQTSLAANVSGVTVHVTYDGTTSVNGNIALTSGSYSKNITVKSYSNSSYTPLYPNATNLIPDPLMTSLTNFTSTGTTSLNTDPAFSYSGVSSGKVTNSGSIIKYLTGVMKPNTTYRVKAKVYKCNPGSVTYTLDVDQVAHPTEYALIKTALDSACALFNKYTPLSANIYVYYNAGIPTAQASNYGSIGFGASTSYMWVGTTIHEMDHYFGSGTNATWKSHVVSGAWNGTVANNLLKQINNDPSANISSDGTHFWPYGINYRSEIENLGGHDAQLQGLINAVKIAKAMIVDDAGLGTNKNPVGIGVSGWNGSAADIYKEVTTPGAWQNVDFTFTTGTTLGASPSVYFNSGSGYIDNWEMYEVPPAVMTSVPYLSLDELNPTGSFKVTGANLSGGAISLTAPAGITLSASSLPNTAVDSVVTVTYDGKANSTGFVTLNNGSVSTNVRILATRNIDSFTPLYANATNLIGDTYLNSISNFGGWGNHIINTDTLYVYGGSRSGKVWGTNGGSLDKVLTGVLKANTKYEVRAKVYIIGGTFQFGIYGWSGSSADYTKSISAQSGWQTVDFQFTTGATLGSTQGIFFNNYGLTGQAGYIDNWEMYDLSTVSAVNVVKQQNQRIYAVDNDIVSEFELDKESDVQIAVYDMQGKLLVKRSYSGESGYNRNVIEAPLPKGIYLVKVTSDEFSVSKKIIR; encoded by the coding sequence ATGAAAAAAATCTACTTTTCATTACTTGTTGCAGGAATTCTGTTTTGCAATACGAATTCTCATGCACAAACCGATCCCGGAACAACCAACCTGACTCATCAATGGACGTTTGATGATGGCACAGCCAAAGATAATGTCGGTATGGCAGATGGAACTTTGCAGGGCACGGCAACAATCAGCAACAAGGCATTAAATACTACATCCGGAGGATATCTGTCTTTTACAGGATCGGCTCTTGGCGTGAATGCTTATACCGCTTTGACAACCGAAGTGTGGTTTAAATCTTCCTCCGGACAAAATACAGGCAATACGATGTTGACCTATTTCGGAGATGCAAACGTTTCCGGTTGGATGGGTACAAATTACATTTTCTCTTCGCCCTCCAATGGAAGCAATTGTCGTTTGGCTATCTCAACAGGAAATACCACTTCGCCCTGGACAGCCGAAACGGGTATTAACCGTGCAGCCGGTGCAATTGATGATGGCTTGTTGCACCAGTTGGTCTGTGTCATAACTGCGACGAATATCACGATGTACGTGGATGGTGTAAGTGTAGGCACAGCCACATTAAGCAGTACCAACAAACTGTCGGCAGTAAGTACTGCTAATGCCTTCCTTTGCAAAAGCGGATATACCAGTGACCCAACCTGGAAAGGGTATGTCAATAAATACAGCCTCTATAATAAAGCACTATCTTCCGATGAGGTTCTCTTCTTATACCAGAAAGGAGCGGAAGCGTCCACATCAATTGATGCATCGGTATCTTCATTTTCATTTGATGAAACCTATAAATCAGGATCATTTGCCGTAACCGGTTCCAATCTGACAAACAGCATTACGATTACGGCGCCAACGGGTATTACGGTAAGCCCGGCTACCCTGGCCTCCAATGCTTCGAATGCGACGGTAACCGTAACCTATGATGGCTCCACAGCTGTGGATGGCAACATCACACTGACCAGTGGCAGTACAGTGTGGAATATCCCGGTAAAAGCATCTGTCAACAGCTCTTGCTTCACCCCGCTTTATACCACTATTCCGAATCTGATTACCGATCCGTATATGAATTCGATTCCCGGTTCGTGGGGGAGTGTAAGCCTGGTAACCGGCTCCGATGTCTATTGCGGAAGTCACTGTGTTAAGATTTCGGGAACAGCGACCTGTAGTGGTTCGGTTGATACAAAAAGCTTTACCTGGATTCCCAACGCTACCTACCGCATACATGCTAAGGTAAAAACCCTGGACGGCTCATTCAACATGGGAATTCAGAATGCCAATGTAGGAGGGGCAAGTGGTGATTATAATATCGCCGTTCCCAATACGAATGGCGTGTGGACAGACTTTGATGCAACCTTCACCACCGGTGCGGCTTCTACCACCGGTATGGTATTTTTCAATAACTGCGGTAGTTCGACCGGTCTTACCGGTTATATTGACAACTGGGAGTTGTATGCTATCCCAGGAATTTCAACTTCTACGGCTTCCATAGCTTTGGATAAATATATTGTCAGCTCTTCATTTACGGTAACCGGGGTGAATCTTACACAACCCATTACCCTGACAGCTCCGGCAGGAGTAACGCTGGATCAAACCTCTCTGGCGGCTAATGTATCCGGTGTAACGGTTCATGTTACCTACGATGGAACCACTTCTGTAAACGGGAATATTGCATTAACTAGTGGCTCTTATTCTAAGAACATTACTGTGAAAAGCTATAGCAACAGCAGTTATACTCCACTTTATCCCAATGCAACCAACCTGATTCCCGATCCATTAATGACCAGCCTGACTAATTTTACCAGTACGGGAACTACAAGTCTTAATACAGATCCTGCATTTTCTTACAGTGGAGTCAGCAGCGGAAAGGTGACCAATTCGGGTAGTATCATTAAATACCTGACCGGAGTCATGAAACCCAATACGACTTATCGCGTAAAAGCGAAAGTGTATAAATGCAATCCCGGAAGCGTTACCTATACATTGGATGTCGATCAGGTTGCTCACCCGACAGAATACGCCCTTATCAAAACAGCGTTGGATAGCGCTTGTGCCCTGTTCAACAAATACACTCCATTGAGTGCAAATATTTATGTCTATTATAATGCCGGAATTCCGACAGCTCAGGCCAGCAATTACGGTAGTATCGGCTTTGGTGCAAGCACCAGTTATATGTGGGTGGGCACCACGATTCACGAAATGGATCACTATTTCGGTTCGGGAACCAATGCTACCTGGAAAAGTCATGTGGTTAGTGGAGCCTGGAATGGTACTGTAGCCAATAATCTCCTGAAACAAATCAACAATGATCCGAGTGCCAATATTTCAAGTGATGGAACCCACTTCTGGCCTTACGGTATCAATTATCGTTCTGAAATTGAAAACCTGGGAGGACATGATGCCCAGTTACAAGGGCTGATTAATGCTGTGAAGATTGCCAAAGCGATGATCGTGGATGATGCCGGATTAGGAACCAACAAGAATCCTGTGGGAATAGGGGTTTCCGGATGGAATGGCTCTGCTGCTGATATTTACAAGGAAGTGACTACTCCGGGTGCATGGCAGAATGTTGACTTTACCTTTACTACCGGCACTACTTTGGGCGCAAGCCCAAGTGTTTACTTTAATTCCGGAAGCGGATACATTGATAACTGGGAAATGTACGAAGTTCCGCCAGCTGTAATGACATCAGTGCCTTATCTTTCACTCGATGAACTGAATCCTACGGGAAGTTTTAAAGTAACAGGTGCAAACCTTTCCGGTGGTGCGATTTCGTTGACGGCACCGGCCGGTATTACCCTTTCAGCGTCTAGTCTGCCTAATACTGCGGTTGATTCTGTTGTCACTGTTACCTATGATGGCAAAGCGAATTCAACAGGATTTGTAACCCTAAACAATGGCTCGGTTTCAACGAATGTACGGATACTGGCAACTCGCAATATTGACTCATTTACTCCTCTCTACGCGAATGCAACCAACCTGATCGGCGATACCTATTTGAATAGTATCTCAAATTTCGGAGGCTGGGGCAATCACATCATCAATACCGATACTTTGTATGTGTACGGTGGTAGCCGAAGCGGAAAAGTATGGGGGACCAATGGCGGATCGTTGGATAAAGTGCTGACCGGTGTATTGAAAGCGAATACCAAATATGAAGTCAGGGCAAAAGTGTATATCATCGGAGGTACATTCCAGTTTGGTATTTACGGATGGAGCGGTTCATCGGCTGACTATACCAAATCAATTAGCGCACAGTCCGGTTGGCAGACTGTGGACTTCCAGTTTACTACAGGAGCTACACTCGGATCAACACAGGGTATTTTCTTCAATAACTATGGCCTTACCGGACAAGCCGGGTACATTGACAACTGGGAAATGTATGATCTGTCAACGGTTTCCGCAGTGAATGTGGTGAAACAGCAGAATCAACGGATTTATGCAGTGGATAATGATATTGTTTCAGAGTTTGAACTGGATAAAGAATCCGATGTGCAGATTGCCGTTTACGATATGCAGGGAAAACTGCTGGTGAAAAGGAGCTATTCGGGTGAAAGCGGATATAACAGGAATGTAATTGAAGCTCCTCTGCCTAAAGGTATCTATCTTGTAAAAGTTACCTCTGATGAATTTTCAGTATCTAAGAAAATTATCAGATAG